In a single window of the Pelagibacterium sp. 26DY04 genome:
- a CDS encoding DUF6898 family protein, translating to MTNQQPGGEVLFEFHQAGPQVRVAAIDVATGIEVVVIAPASATQMQMKNLALAKLRRRIEAQG from the coding sequence ATGACAAACCAGCAGCCCGGCGGGGAAGTTCTGTTCGAGTTTCACCAGGCCGGGCCGCAGGTTCGCGTGGCGGCGATCGATGTTGCGACCGGCATAGAGGTGGTCGTGATCGCCCCCGCCAGCGCCACCCAGATGCAGATGAAGAACCTCGCGCTCGCCAAGCTTCGGCGGCGGATCGAAGCCCAGGGGTAA
- a CDS encoding MFS transporter has translation MAALRNILLLSGAQAVAGSSQGMVMAVGALAGATLAFDPAFATVPTTVMILGVALMAGPAAILLHRLGRTRGFVLGSAIAGTGGLVAALGLYLHSFIIFSAAMLLIGAAGAFGQQYRFAAADSVPPEGKARAVSWVMFGGVLAGFLGPRLATVTSEAVPSAVYAGSFIGLAGLSLAAMLLLGFTRLPKGEPKRPASEQGRPMGELLRTPEIFVPVLTGMASFALMTFVMVAAPLAMVHLCGHAPADAANSIQWHIVAMFAPSFITGTIIGRIGPHLTIAIGLLLIIASAGTSLTGITTLHFDVALVLLGVGWNFGFIGSTVMLSNAYRPEEGARVQAINEQLVFGTNAIASIGAGVLLNLFGWEMVNLIAMPIAVAAILLLGWTDLRNRGLKRRDALASEG, from the coding sequence ATGGCCGCTCTGCGCAACATTCTCCTTCTCTCGGGTGCGCAGGCGGTGGCTGGCTCTTCCCAGGGCATGGTTATGGCGGTTGGCGCTCTCGCGGGCGCTACGCTGGCCTTCGATCCGGCCTTTGCGACAGTGCCGACGACAGTGATGATTCTCGGCGTCGCGTTGATGGCGGGGCCGGCGGCGATTCTTTTGCATCGCTTGGGCAGGACGCGCGGCTTCGTGCTCGGCTCGGCGATTGCCGGGACGGGCGGGCTGGTGGCCGCGCTCGGACTTTATCTCCATAGCTTCATCATCTTTTCCGCCGCCATGTTGCTGATCGGGGCCGCGGGGGCGTTCGGACAGCAATATCGCTTTGCCGCCGCCGACAGCGTGCCGCCCGAGGGCAAGGCGCGGGCGGTGTCGTGGGTGATGTTCGGCGGCGTGTTGGCGGGTTTCCTGGGACCGCGGCTGGCGACAGTGACCTCGGAGGCCGTGCCGAGCGCCGTCTATGCGGGATCATTCATCGGGCTCGCCGGTTTGTCGCTTGCCGCCATGCTGCTGCTTGGCTTTACGCGTTTGCCGAAGGGCGAACCCAAGCGGCCAGCCTCCGAGCAAGGTCGCCCGATGGGCGAATTGCTGCGCACGCCTGAGATATTCGTGCCGGTGCTGACCGGAATGGCGAGCTTTGCGCTCATGACCTTCGTGATGGTCGCCGCGCCTTTGGCGATGGTGCATCTGTGCGGTCACGCGCCGGCCGATGCAGCCAATTCCATCCAGTGGCATATCGTGGCGATGTTCGCGCCGAGCTTTATCACCGGAACGATCATCGGGCGGATCGGACCGCATCTGACGATAGCTATCGGGCTTTTATTGATAATCGCGAGCGCGGGCACATCGCTGACGGGCATCACGACGCTGCATTTCGATGTCGCGCTCGTCCTGCTCGGCGTTGGCTGGAATTTCGGCTTTATCGGCTCGACGGTGATGCTGTCCAACGCCTACCGGCCCGAGGAGGGCGCGCGGGTGCAGGCGATCAACGAGCAATTGGTGTTCGGCACCAATGCCATCGCCTCGATCGGGGCGGGGGTGCTTCTCAACCTGTTCGGTTGGGAAATGGTCAACCTCATCGCCATGCCGATAGCGGTCGCGGCCATCCTGCTTTTGGGGTGGACCGATCTGCGCAATCGGGGGCTAAAGCGGCGCGATGCGCTGGCCTCAGAGGGCTGA
- a CDS encoding 6,7-dimethyl-8-ribityllumazine synthase, translating to MASSGDTFAIAPGSAEGQRYLIVEARFYNDIADALLEGAAAAFEKAGASYEVLTVPGALEVPAAIAMASELKGDEFDGYVALGCVIRGETTHYEIVSGESARALMDLSISDGIALGNGILTVENEAQAWARARMSEQDKGGGAAVAAMSMAALRARLMED from the coding sequence ATGGCCAGTTCCGGCGACACCTTCGCGATTGCGCCCGGCTCGGCCGAAGGGCAACGCTACCTCATTGTCGAGGCGCGGTTTTATAACGATATCGCCGACGCGCTGCTCGAAGGGGCGGCCGCGGCCTTCGAAAAGGCGGGTGCTTCCTACGAAGTGCTGACCGTGCCCGGCGCTCTGGAAGTTCCCGCAGCCATCGCCATGGCCTCGGAACTCAAGGGCGACGAATTCGACGGCTATGTGGCGCTGGGCTGTGTCATCCGCGGGGAGACGACCCATTACGAGATCGTCTCGGGCGAAAGCGCGCGGGCCTTGATGGATCTTTCCATCTCGGACGGTATCGCGCTCGGCAACGGCATATTGACCGTCGAGAACGAAGCGCAGGCCTGGGCCCGCGCCCGGATGTCCGAACAGGACAAGGGCGGCGGCGCGGCGGTCGCGGCCATGTCCATGGCGGCGCTGCGCGCCCGGCTGATGGAGGACTGA
- a CDS encoding riboflavin synthase: MFTGIITDIGTLVAVEDRNDGRRLRIGTRYDPASIDLGASIMCEGICLTVTDKGTDEGNWFDVFAARETLDVTRVGDWQAGRRINLERSLKIGDELGGHIVSGHVDGLATIVERSDMGDQITFVFEAPQDLSRFIAKKGGVALNGTSLTVNWVEGNRFSVHLIPHTLSATNWPDYQVGDVVNLEVDLMARYAARLIETKQE; the protein is encoded by the coding sequence ATGTTCACCGGCATTATCACCGACATCGGCACCCTTGTTGCCGTCGAAGACCGCAACGACGGGCGCAGGCTCAGGATCGGCACGCGCTACGATCCGGCAAGCATCGACCTTGGCGCTTCGATCATGTGCGAGGGGATTTGCCTCACAGTCACCGATAAGGGAACCGACGAGGGCAACTGGTTCGACGTTTTCGCCGCGCGCGAGACGCTGGACGTAACGCGCGTCGGCGACTGGCAGGCTGGACGGCGGATCAATCTCGAACGCTCGCTCAAGATCGGCGACGAGTTGGGCGGGCACATCGTCTCGGGGCATGTGGATGGGCTCGCGACGATCGTCGAGCGGAGCGATATGGGCGACCAGATCACGTTTGTCTTTGAAGCGCCCCAGGATTTGAGCCGGTTCATTGCAAAGAAGGGCGGGGTGGCGCTCAACGGCACCTCGCTGACCGTCAACTGGGTGGAGGGCAACCGCTTTTCGGTGCACCTGATCCCGCATACGCTTTCCGCGACAAACTGGCCCGACTATCAGGTGGGCGACGTCGTGAACCTTGAAGTCGATCTCATGGCGCGCTATGCGGCGCGGCTTATCGAAACGAAGCAGGAATAG
- the nrdR gene encoding transcriptional regulator NrdR, with protein sequence MRCPYCGNDDTQVKDSRPTEDSNAIRRRRVCNGCGGRFTTFERVQLRDLTVVKKSGRKVPFDREKLSRSVYTALRKRQVDPETVERMISGVVRQLESLGDVEVTSDQIGEYVMEGLKGLDDVAFVRFASVYKNFASADDFQSFLTDMGSDEPNLPEDRG encoded by the coding sequence ATGCGCTGCCCCTATTGCGGGAACGACGATACGCAGGTCAAGGATTCCCGGCCCACCGAGGATTCCAACGCCATCCGCCGCCGCCGTGTCTGCAACGGCTGCGGCGGTCGGTTCACGACCTTCGAGCGGGTGCAGCTCCGTGACCTTACCGTGGTCAAGAAATCGGGCCGCAAGGTGCCGTTCGACCGCGAGAAACTCTCGCGGTCGGTCTATACGGCGCTGAGGAAACGTCAGGTCGACCCCGAAACGGTCGAGCGGATGATTTCGGGCGTCGTACGCCAGCTCGAAAGCCTGGGCGATGTCGAGGTGACGTCCGATCAGATCGGCGAATACGTCATGGAAGGGCTCAAGGGGCTCGATGACGTGGCGTTCGTCCGTTTTGCCTCGGTGTACAAGAACTTCGCCAGTGCCGACGACTTCCAGTCCTTCCTCACCGACATGGGATCGGACGAGCCCAACCTTCCCGAGGACAGGGGGTGA
- a CDS encoding outer membrane protein assembly factor BamE, whose protein sequence is MTLRSALVRLSPLAAAVALGLTLSACSGSGLVAQRTQGYVLPEDAITQIRPGASQDLVRVVLGSPQTTSTFSGETAWYYVETKVNQTAFGLTSVQERTVLAVYFGSDRRVTDRALYTLEDGRVFAIEQRRTGSFGEDRNFLQTLLASAL, encoded by the coding sequence ATGACCCTGCGTTCCGCCCTTGTCCGCCTGTCCCCCCTTGCCGCGGCCGTCGCCCTTGGCCTCACGCTTTCGGCCTGCTCGGGCTCCGGCCTCGTTGCGCAGCGTACGCAGGGCTATGTTCTGCCCGAGGATGCGATTACCCAGATTCGTCCCGGTGCGAGCCAAGACCTGGTGCGTGTCGTCCTCGGCTCGCCGCAGACGACATCGACCTTCTCGGGGGAAACGGCCTGGTACTATGTGGAAACCAAGGTCAACCAGACCGCTTTCGGACTGACCTCGGTGCAGGAACGCACCGTGCTCGCCGTCTATTTCGGCTCCGACCGCCGCGTCACCGACCGGGCACTCTATACGCTCGAGGACGGACGCGTATTCGCCATCGAACAGCGCCGCACCGGCTCGTTCGGCGAAGACCGCAACTTCCTGCAGACGCTGCTGGCTTCAGCCCTCTGA
- a CDS encoding DUF177 domain-containing protein, with protein sequence MTVKPNQLDLDAIIKVDKIPAAGRVVTIETDQEQREALAERLKVSEVTYFSAKVTASRFRGGVRAQGQVKGTVIQPCVVTGDPVSQDIDEPVDRIFLPGQDAASQATAGAEIFVNLEDDDLPDYFEGNEIDLTDLVLEVFALAIDLYPRKPGAELPEGMAGDDPAELSPFAALKALKKD encoded by the coding sequence ATGACTGTGAAGCCAAACCAGCTCGATCTCGACGCGATCATCAAGGTCGACAAAATCCCCGCCGCTGGGCGGGTCGTGACCATCGAAACGGATCAGGAGCAGCGCGAGGCGCTGGCCGAGCGGCTCAAGGTGAGCGAGGTCACCTACTTTTCCGCCAAGGTGACGGCATCGCGCTTCCGGGGCGGCGTAAGGGCACAAGGGCAGGTGAAGGGCACGGTCATCCAGCCTTGCGTGGTCACCGGGGACCCGGTGAGTCAGGATATTGACGAGCCGGTGGACAGGATTTTCCTGCCTGGCCAGGACGCGGCGAGCCAGGCCACGGCGGGGGCCGAGATTTTCGTCAACCTCGAGGACGATGATCTGCCGGACTATTTCGAGGGCAATGAGATCGATCTGACCGATCTGGTCCTCGAGGTTTTCGCCCTCGCCATCGATCTTTATCCCCGAAAGCCCGGAGCCGAACTGCCCGAGGGCATGGCCGGGGACGATCCGGCCGAGCTTTCGCCCTTTGCCGCGCTCAAGGCCCTCAAAAAGGATTGA
- the plsX gene encoding phosphate acyltransferase PlsX gives MSETITISVDAMGGDNAPRAPLHGAKLLLRERPNARFIFHGREEAIRPLMAEFPELGAVSEVRHSETVITMDDKPSQALRKGRGNSSMWAAIQSVKDGEAAVAISGGNTGALMAMATFCLRTMDGISRPAISAIWPTLRSDIIVLDVGATIGADARQLVDFSILGAALARAVFDIESPTVGLLNVGVEEAKGNESVKDAGKILSESSGAGFTYKGFVEGDDLGKGTVDVVVTEGFTGNIALKTAEGTARQVGTYLRDAMTSSLMSKIGALFARQALGAIRSKMDPRTVNGGVFLGLNGVVIKSHGGTDEIGYKSALNLAYDMARNDLIAKIGEGLKNFPTLAVPADLSNLEAPSA, from the coding sequence ATGAGTGAAACGATAACGATCTCCGTTGACGCGATGGGCGGAGACAACGCGCCGCGCGCACCTCTCCACGGTGCCAAACTTCTGCTTCGCGAGCGCCCCAACGCGCGCTTCATCTTTCACGGACGCGAAGAGGCCATCAGGCCGCTGATGGCCGAGTTCCCCGAACTGGGCGCGGTCTCGGAGGTTCGCCATAGCGAAACCGTCATCACCATGGACGACAAGCCCAGCCAGGCCTTGCGCAAGGGCAGGGGCAACTCGTCCATGTGGGCGGCGATCCAGTCGGTCAAGGACGGCGAGGCCGCCGTCGCGATTTCGGGGGGCAACACCGGTGCGCTGATGGCAATGGCCACGTTTTGCCTGCGGACGATGGACGGCATTTCCCGCCCGGCGATTTCAGCCATCTGGCCTACGCTTCGGTCCGACATCATCGTTCTGGACGTGGGCGCCACCATCGGCGCTGACGCCAGGCAACTGGTGGACTTTTCCATCCTTGGTGCCGCGCTGGCGAGGGCGGTCTTCGACATCGAAAGCCCGACCGTGGGGCTGCTCAATGTCGGGGTCGAAGAGGCCAAGGGCAATGAATCGGTCAAGGATGCCGGCAAGATCCTGAGCGAAAGCTCCGGCGCCGGCTTCACCTACAAGGGATTCGTCGAGGGCGACGATCTGGGCAAGGGCACGGTGGACGTCGTCGTCACCGAAGGGTTCACCGGCAATATCGCCCTCAAGACCGCCGAGGGCACGGCCCGCCAGGTGGGCACGTATCTTCGCGACGCCATGACCTCGTCGCTCATGAGCAAGATCGGCGCGCTGTTCGCCCGTCAGGCACTTGGCGCCATCCGCTCGAAGATGGATCCGCGCACGGTCAATGGCGGCGTGTTCCTCGGCCTCAATGGCGTCGTTATCAAGAGCCATGGTGGCACTGACGAGATCGGATACAAGAGCGCGCTGAACCTTGCTTACGACATGGCGCGCAACGATCTGATCGCCAAGATCGGGGAGGGTCTGAAGAACTTCCCCACGCTGGCCGTGCCGGCGGACCTGTCCAATCTGGAGGCACCTTCCGCGTGA
- the ldtR gene encoding transcriptional regulator LdtR encodes MANNLSAAKADAPRQSLKPLYLEAVSRVERLHRRLLDLVKDEFDRMGWDDINPVQALLMFNIGDSELTAGELRTRGYYLGSNVSYNLKKLVETGYIFQERSKTDRRSVRIRLTPKGEEVAEVIDELYERHLNSIEKVGGLGESDFSGLNTALSRLERFWVDQILYKL; translated from the coding sequence ATGGCTAACAATCTTTCCGCTGCAAAGGCAGACGCTCCCCGGCAGAGTCTCAAGCCGCTCTATCTCGAAGCGGTCTCGCGCGTCGAGCGTCTGCATCGCCGGCTCCTCGACCTCGTCAAGGACGAGTTCGACCGCATGGGCTGGGACGACATCAACCCCGTCCAGGCGCTGCTCATGTTCAACATCGGCGACAGCGAATTGACGGCCGGCGAGCTGCGGACCCGCGGCTACTATCTGGGCTCGAACGTCTCGTACAATCTCAAGAAGCTGGTCGAGACCGGCTATATCTTCCAGGAGCGTTCCAAGACCGATCGCCGCTCGGTGCGCATCCGGCTGACGCCCAAGGGGGAAGAAGTGGCCGAGGTGATCGACGAACTCTACGAACGCCACCTCAATTCGATCGAGAAGGTCGGCGGGCTCGGCGAATCGGATTTCTCGGGGCTCAACACGGCGCTCTCGCGTCTCGAACGTTTCTGGGTCGACCAGATCCTTTACAAGCTCTGA
- a CDS encoding ubiquinol-cytochrome C chaperone family protein, translating to MILSLFRKTKLSEPVYAVYNAIVAQSRREVFYAEWGVADTLTGRFDMISLHAALVFRKLRSREAQSRAFAQDVFDCFFKDMDRSLREMGVGDLSIGKRIEKMGGLFYGMLSNLSEILDAGDRTRLVAFVSRNFHGGGTHPAADKFADYILLCDDLLETQNVEDIMGGKVVFGEPK from the coding sequence ATGATCCTGTCCTTATTCCGCAAGACCAAGCTCTCCGAGCCCGTTTACGCCGTCTATAATGCCATTGTGGCGCAATCCCGGCGCGAGGTTTTCTACGCCGAATGGGGTGTTGCGGACACACTGACAGGCCGGTTCGACATGATTTCGCTGCACGCGGCTCTGGTTTTCCGCAAGCTGCGCTCGCGCGAAGCCCAGAGCAGGGCGTTTGCCCAGGACGTCTTCGACTGCTTCTTCAAGGACATGGACCGATCCTTGCGCGAAATGGGGGTGGGCGACCTTTCCATCGGCAAGCGGATCGAAAAGATGGGTGGGCTGTTCTACGGCATGCTCTCCAATCTTTCCGAGATACTCGACGCCGGCGACCGCACGAGACTTGTCGCCTTCGTTTCGCGCAACTTCCATGGCGGGGGAACCCATCCGGCCGCGGACAAGTTTGCCGATTATATCCTGCTCTGCGACGACCTGCTCGAAACCCAGAACGTCGAAGACATCATGGGTGGCAAGGTTGTGTTCGGAGAACCGAAATGA
- the nusB gene encoding transcription antitermination factor NusB, which yields MATDHEIKPANQRGSARLAAVQALYQMDVGEQTLEETLSQFESFRLGRELEGDQYLPADADYFRHIVRGVVQNQVKLDPIINAALQGGWPMTRIDATLRALLRAGVFELTMRKDIPFKVVIREYVDVANAFYEDEVPGMVNGVLDAVARKYSEGYAGDKPQP from the coding sequence ATGGCCACCGACCACGAGATCAAACCGGCAAACCAGCGCGGCTCGGCGCGACTGGCCGCCGTGCAGGCGCTCTACCAGATGGATGTGGGCGAGCAGACGCTGGAGGAAACCCTCAGCCAATTCGAGAGCTTCCGGCTGGGGCGCGAACTCGAGGGCGATCAATACCTGCCCGCCGATGCCGACTATTTCCGCCATATCGTGCGCGGCGTGGTTCAGAACCAGGTCAAGCTCGATCCCATCATCAACGCCGCCCTGCAGGGCGGCTGGCCGATGACGCGGATCGATGCCACGCTCCGGGCGCTGCTGCGGGCCGGCGTGTTCGAATTGACCATGCGCAAGGACATCCCCTTCAAGGTGGTGATCCGCGAATATGTCGACGTCGCCAACGCCTTTTACGAGGACGAGGTACCCGGCATGGTCAACGGCGTGCTCGACGCGGTGGCGCGGAAATATTCCGAGGGGTATGCTGGGGACAAACCCCAACCCTGA
- a CDS encoding L,D-transpeptidase family protein, which yields MRDTKGKLNRRSVVTGMTALAASAAFPMPALSQSLFGNLLGNGRKTVTQEELEMNSRQAMDAIGGFDPIVSVDTEFNLQRVAEYYERLTAIGGWPDVPESIFRLGLGSDRKPVRDLRTYLAHTGDLPQDTPLIEEFDAQLDGAVRGFQARHGLQINGMIDEYTYWAMKVPTATRLNQIKLNMERVRGLEGRLEDRYVNVNIPAAAIEAIEGGQVGRRHTAVVGKIDRQTPILRSRIHQINFNPYWTVPVSIIRRDIIQLVRDNPNYLNEYSIRIFDGSGNEVPQSAIDWNTEEAVNYTFRQDPGAQNSMGHVKINFHNPHAVYLHDTPQQGLFSENARFHSSGCVRVANVAEFVAWVLRDSGYDIIDVNSRFASGERVDANVSNPVPIFMTYFTAWANRNGVVSFRDDVYEFDAQGKVDFPEISA from the coding sequence ATGCGCGACACTAAAGGAAAACTCAACCGGCGTTCGGTCGTAACCGGCATGACGGCCCTGGCGGCCTCGGCAGCGTTCCCGATGCCGGCACTCTCCCAGTCGCTCTTCGGCAATCTGCTGGGCAATGGCCGCAAGACGGTGACCCAGGAAGAGCTGGAGATGAATTCCCGCCAGGCGATGGACGCCATCGGCGGGTTCGATCCGATCGTTTCGGTGGATACCGAATTCAACCTGCAGCGCGTCGCCGAATACTACGAACGCCTGACCGCGATCGGCGGCTGGCCCGACGTGCCGGAATCGATCTTCCGGCTGGGGCTGGGCTCGGACCGCAAGCCGGTCCGCGATCTGCGCACCTATCTCGCGCACACCGGTGACCTTCCGCAGGATACCCCGCTGATCGAAGAGTTCGACGCCCAGCTCGATGGCGCCGTCCGTGGCTTCCAGGCTCGTCACGGCCTGCAGATCAACGGCATGATCGACGAATATACCTATTGGGCCATGAAGGTGCCGACCGCGACGCGCCTCAACCAGATCAAGCTCAATATGGAGCGCGTTCGCGGGCTCGAGGGGCGCCTCGAGGATCGCTACGTCAACGTCAACATTCCCGCCGCCGCGATCGAAGCGATCGAAGGCGGGCAGGTGGGGCGCCGTCACACGGCGGTGGTCGGCAAGATCGATCGCCAGACCCCGATCCTGCGCAGCCGCATTCACCAGATCAATTTCAATCCCTATTGGACGGTGCCGGTTTCCATTATCCGCCGCGACATCATCCAGCTCGTGCGGGACAATCCGAACTACCTCAACGAATATTCGATCCGCATCTTCGACGGCAGCGGCAACGAAGTGCCTCAGAGCGCCATCGACTGGAACACCGAAGAGGCCGTGAACTATACGTTCCGGCAGGATCCGGGCGCCCAGAATTCCATGGGGCACGTCAAGATCAACTTCCACAACCCCCACGCGGTCTATCTCCACGACACGCCGCAGCAGGGTCTGTTCTCGGAAAACGCCCGCTTCCACTCCTCGGGCTGCGTGCGCGTCGCCAACGTTGCCGAATTCGTTGCCTGGGTTCTTCGCGATTCCGGCTACGATATCATCGACGTCAACTCGCGCTTCGCCTCCGGCGAGCGGGTCGACGCCAATGTCAGCAACCCGGTGCCGATTTTCATGACCTATTTCACGGCCTGGGCGAACCGCAATGGCGTGGTCAGCTTCCGTGACGACGTTTATGAGTTCGACGCGCAGGGCAAGGTCGATTTCCCCGAGATCAGCGCCTAG
- the glyA gene encoding serine hydroxymethyltransferase produces the protein MSATGTAPLFPDFFSRTIADHDPIVAKAIADELGRQQHEIELIASENIVSKAVLEAQGSVLTNKYAEGYPGRRYYGGCQYVDVVEQLAIDRAKELFGCGFANVQPNSGSQANQGVYQALLQPGDTILGMSLDAGGHLTHGAKPNQSGKWFNAIQYGVRQQDGRVDMDQVRQLAKEHQPKMIVAGFSAYSRILDWAEFRKIADEVGAYLFVDMAHVAGLVAAGVYPSPFPHAHVATTTTHKTLRGPRGGLILTNDEDIAKKVNSAIFPGIQGGPLMHVIAGKAVAFGEALTPEFKQYAKQVVENAQVLAETLVKGGLEIATGGTDNHLMLVDLRPKKVTGKATEAALERANITCNKNAVPFDPEKPAITSGIRVGTPAATSRGFGTEEFRQVGAFMVEVIDGLAANGEDNNGAVEAQVKEKVLELTARFPIYG, from the coding sequence ATGAGCGCCACCGGGACAGCACCGCTTTTCCCTGATTTCTTCTCCCGCACGATTGCCGATCACGATCCGATCGTTGCCAAGGCGATTGCCGACGAGCTCGGTCGCCAGCAGCATGAGATCGAGCTGATTGCTTCGGAGAACATCGTTTCCAAAGCAGTGCTCGAAGCCCAGGGCTCGGTGCTCACCAACAAATACGCCGAAGGTTATCCCGGCCGGCGCTATTACGGCGGTTGCCAGTATGTGGACGTGGTCGAGCAGCTTGCCATCGACCGCGCCAAGGAACTGTTCGGCTGCGGTTTCGCCAATGTGCAGCCCAATTCCGGTTCGCAGGCCAACCAAGGCGTCTATCAGGCGCTGCTGCAGCCGGGCGACACCATCCTCGGCATGAGCCTCGACGCCGGCGGTCACCTGACCCACGGTGCCAAGCCCAATCAGTCGGGCAAATGGTTCAACGCCATCCAGTACGGCGTGCGCCAGCAGGACGGCCGGGTCGACATGGACCAGGTGCGCCAGCTTGCCAAGGAACATCAGCCCAAGATGATCGTGGCCGGGTTCTCGGCTTATTCGCGGATTCTTGACTGGGCCGAATTCCGCAAGATCGCCGACGAGGTCGGGGCCTATCTCTTCGTGGATATGGCGCATGTGGCCGGATTGGTCGCAGCGGGCGTTTACCCGAGCCCGTTCCCGCACGCTCACGTAGCAACGACCACCACGCACAAGACGCTGCGCGGACCGCGCGGCGGGTTGATTTTGACCAATGACGAGGACATCGCCAAAAAGGTCAATTCGGCCATTTTCCCTGGCATCCAGGGCGGTCCGCTGATGCACGTGATCGCCGGCAAGGCCGTGGCGTTCGGCGAGGCACTGACGCCCGAGTTCAAGCAATATGCCAAGCAAGTCGTCGAAAACGCTCAGGTTCTTGCCGAAACCTTGGTGAAGGGCGGGCTGGAGATCGCGACCGGCGGCACCGACAATCATCTGATGCTTGTCGACCTGCGGCCCAAGAAGGTGACCGGCAAGGCCACCGAAGCCGCGCTCGAACGCGCCAACATCACCTGCAACAAGAACGCCGTGCCGTTCGATCCCGAAAAGCCGGCGATCACCTCGGGCATCCGCGTGGGAACGCCGGCGGCGACCTCGCGCGGGTTCGGCACCGAGGAGTTCCGCCAGGTGGGCGCGTTCATGGTCGAGGTGATCGACGGGCTGGCCGCCAATGGCGAGGACAACAACGGGGCTGTCGAGGCGCAGGTGAAGGAAAAGGTTCTCGAACTGACCGCCCGCTTCCCGATTTACGGATAA
- the ribD gene encoding bifunctional diaminohydroxyphosphoribosylaminopyrimidine deaminase/5-amino-6-(5-phosphoribosylamino)uracil reductase RibD, which yields MSDLAPADLRWLEAAARIAMPYRGTTAENPTVGALVISDGGIVLGRGVTATGGRPHAEPRALAMAGERARGATLYVTLEPCNHWGRTPPCVDAVIASGVARVVCGATDPDPRTAAQGIEKLKAAGISVDVGSGLSFIERLHEGFFSRIRRGRPFITAKLAVSRDGMIGRRGEGNVAITGEEARRWTHMQRALHDAVMVGAGTARLDNPRLNVRLAGLNDRRPLRVVMAGRKLPESLTLFATDTGQETVFMAERGKVESIFERADVVWVGGRDGYPDAGLALSALADRGVGRVLVEGGAGLNDALLDAGLIDRFHLLSGETTIGAQGLPASVHSSLPERLAQLGFGVVESRRLGCDMLTTFEKI from the coding sequence GTGAGCGACCTCGCGCCAGCCGATTTGCGCTGGCTCGAGGCGGCTGCGCGCATCGCCATGCCGTATCGCGGCACGACTGCGGAAAATCCAACCGTGGGTGCCCTCGTCATTTCCGACGGAGGGATCGTGCTGGGACGCGGCGTGACGGCTACCGGCGGGCGGCCGCATGCCGAACCGCGAGCGCTGGCGATGGCGGGCGAGCGGGCAAGAGGAGCAACGCTCTACGTCACGCTCGAGCCCTGCAACCACTGGGGTCGAACGCCGCCTTGCGTTGATGCGGTGATCGCCTCGGGCGTGGCGCGGGTGGTGTGCGGAGCCACCGATCCCGATCCGCGCACCGCCGCACAAGGCATCGAAAAGCTGAAGGCAGCCGGCATTTCCGTGGACGTCGGAAGCGGCCTGTCGTTCATCGAGCGGTTGCATGAGGGATTCTTCTCGCGCATTCGACGCGGACGCCCCTTCATCACCGCGAAACTGGCGGTTTCCCGGGACGGCATGATCGGGCGGCGGGGCGAGGGCAATGTCGCGATCACCGGTGAGGAGGCGCGGCGATGGACGCATATGCAGCGGGCGCTGCACGATGCGGTGATGGTCGGGGCAGGGACGGCGCGGCTGGATAACCCCAGGCTTAACGTTCGGTTGGCTGGCCTCAACGATCGCAGGCCGCTGCGGGTGGTCATGGCGGGGCGAAAACTGCCGGAAAGCTTGACTCTCTTTGCGACGGATACGGGCCAAGAGACTGTTTTCATGGCCGAAAGAGGGAAAGTTGAATCAATCTTCGAACGTGCGGATGTGGTCTGGGTCGGCGGGAGGGATGGCTATCCCGATGCCGGGCTGGCCTTAAGTGCGCTCGCGGATCGGGGTGTAGGGCGCGTGCTCGTCGAGGGTGGGGCAGGGCTTAATGATGCGCTCCTCGATGCCGGGCTGATCGACCGTTTCCACCTGCTTTCAGGGGAAACAACTATTGGCGCCCAAGGTCTGCCCGCCAGTGTTCACTCATCATTGCCGGAACGTTTGGCGCAACTGGGCTTCGGCGTGGTTGAAAGTCGGAGGCTGGGGTGCGATATGCTCACGACCTTCGAAAAGATCTGA